The following are encoded together in the Arcticibacterium luteifluviistationis genome:
- the holA gene encoding DNA polymerase III subunit delta: MAKSLSQELAAISADNLNPLYFLHGAESYYPNAIAKKIAQLAIPEHEKGFNEFILFGKELTVGAVLNNARRFPMMAEKQLVLVKDAELIQDIGTKDAQNLLTSYANEPLKSTILVLVFGKAMDVRKAFVKAFDKNGVMINAKKLYDNQVPDFIMEICQEKKHKISPKAAQLLFEHIGNNLEAIVKEIEKMLINLPSEAEIDGNAIEKYVGISKDYNVFELQKALTIKDIRKSFQIVNYFAANTKDHPIQPVILILYNFFSKVLLVHGSKSNPGANLASLLKVNPYFVKDYTKASQNYPIGKLMNIISALRNADKHSKGIETGTKVPDDMYKDLINSILY, translated from the coding sequence TTGGCGAAATCACTATCACAAGAGCTTGCCGCTATTTCAGCGGACAATCTAAATCCCCTGTATTTTCTTCATGGGGCTGAATCTTACTATCCTAATGCCATCGCAAAGAAGATTGCCCAGTTGGCCATTCCTGAACACGAAAAAGGCTTTAATGAGTTTATTCTATTTGGAAAGGAACTCACTGTTGGAGCCGTTTTAAATAATGCTCGAAGGTTTCCAATGATGGCCGAAAAGCAACTGGTATTAGTTAAAGATGCTGAACTCATCCAAGACATTGGTACTAAAGACGCTCAAAATCTCCTAACGAGTTATGCAAATGAACCACTTAAGAGTACTATTCTTGTCTTAGTTTTTGGGAAGGCAATGGACGTCAGAAAGGCCTTTGTAAAGGCTTTTGACAAAAACGGTGTCATGATTAATGCCAAAAAACTATATGATAATCAGGTACCTGACTTCATTATGGAGATTTGTCAAGAAAAGAAGCATAAAATCTCTCCGAAAGCAGCACAGCTACTCTTTGAGCATATTGGTAACAACCTAGAGGCTATTGTAAAAGAGATAGAGAAAATGCTTATCAATTTGCCTTCAGAAGCTGAAATAGATGGGAATGCTATTGAAAAATATGTAGGAATAAGTAAGGATTATAACGTTTTTGAACTTCAAAAGGCACTTACCATCAAAGATATTCGTAAGAGTTTTCAGATTGTCAATTACTTTGCAGCCAACACAAAAGACCATCCGATTCAACCAGTTATTTTAATTCTCTATAACTTTTTCTCGAAAGTTCTTTTAGTACATGGTAGTAAAAGTAACCCAGGTGCAAATCTTGCCTCACTATTAAAGGTCAATCCGTATTTTGTAAAAGACTACACCAAGGCCTCTCAGAATTACCCAATTGGGAAATTAATGAACATTATTAGTGCTTTACGAAATGCAGATAAGCATTCCAAGGGAATAGAAACTGGCACAAAAGTGCCAGACGACATGTACAAAGATTTGATTAATAGCATATTGTATTAA
- a CDS encoding acyl carrier protein phosphodiesterase produces MNYLAHLFLSEDNEDILFGNLLEDFMHGRIDHPRNNHLSEGIKLGIKLHRRIDTLTDQHILVKDCKQIFYPEFGKYASIVVDVLFDHFLIKNWDTYSKEEFEPFRQRVYLSLEKYRTLMPPKLDLLVTSMIHHDWLKAYEFDYGLEKAFTGLNLKIKNGPDMLKSIPIMHENYDLLNQRFNEFFSILQLYCQNYILSHK; encoded by the coding sequence AATCTTTTAGAGGATTTTATGCATGGTAGAATAGATCATCCCCGAAACAATCACCTTTCAGAAGGCATCAAGCTTGGTATAAAGCTTCATAGACGAATAGACACCCTTACAGACCAGCATATCTTAGTAAAGGATTGTAAACAAATATTCTACCCTGAGTTTGGCAAATATGCCTCTATCGTTGTAGATGTTCTTTTTGACCATTTTTTGATCAAAAACTGGGACACCTATAGTAAGGAAGAATTTGAGCCTTTCAGGCAAAGAGTCTATCTAAGTCTTGAAAAATATAGGACCTTAATGCCACCCAAACTTGACTTGCTAGTCACTTCCATGATTCATCATGATTGGCTAAAAGCCTATGAGTTTGATTATGGCTTAGAGAAAGCATTTACAGGCTTAAATCTAAAAATAAAAAATGGACCGGATATGCTGAAAAGCATTCCGATCATGCATGAAAACTATGATTTATTGAACCAAAGGTTCAATGAGTTCTTTAGTATCCTGCAGTTGTATTGTCAGAATTATATACTTAGTCATAAATAA
- a CDS encoding LptF/LptG family permease, with protein sequence MNRIDKLVIKNFIGPFILTTFVVVFIFLLRFLMLYFEDFVGKDLDLMTFGKLFTYFSLITVPVALPLSTLLASLMSFGNLGEHTELTAMKSAGIPVSRIILPVFIFSIGISIFSYFYNDRLTPWANLKGYSLLWDVRTTKVGLNIQEGVFYREIPGYSIKAKEKLPDNETMKGLIIYNHTDRNGNKNVTTADSGRMYMMHNDSYLVLELYNGYNYSNQKNNQVLNDTPFMRNKFKKNRMVFSMASFDLKRTSENQFKYHAYMKNVKELEAQIDSSKILIEKQSQTQIKAIKNLSSYQFKVVPVKYKIDSVSGDSTAIFITPGSWVDEKVKLLETGNRVGEIWSVAKSSARSYKSQTSTNSAMLNSKRKDMYSADVERWHNYTYAMACLAMFLIGASLGTIIKKGGFGVPVLIAISFFIFYYVMMQVTDKNAKEGLLPVFVAVWTPIAVLLTIGIYLLGKATKDARLFDTDIYSQYWDKLKPYLNFRKAKINTIDSV encoded by the coding sequence ATGAACAGAATAGATAAACTAGTTATAAAGAACTTTATCGGGCCATTTATACTCACCACCTTTGTTGTGGTGTTTATTTTTTTGCTCAGGTTTTTAATGCTCTATTTTGAAGACTTTGTCGGAAAAGACCTTGATTTAATGACTTTTGGGAAACTTTTCACCTACTTCTCTTTAATCACTGTACCTGTAGCACTCCCGCTCTCTACTCTTTTGGCTTCTCTAATGAGCTTTGGCAACCTTGGAGAACATACAGAACTTACCGCCATGAAGTCGGCAGGAATCCCTGTTTCTAGAATAATCTTACCCGTTTTTATATTCTCCATTGGTATTTCTATTTTCTCTTATTTCTATAATGATAGACTTACTCCATGGGCAAACCTTAAAGGATACTCCCTGCTATGGGATGTAAGAACCACCAAGGTGGGTCTGAATATCCAAGAAGGTGTCTTTTATAGAGAAATACCGGGTTACAGCATTAAAGCGAAAGAAAAGCTACCAGATAATGAAACCATGAAAGGTTTGATTATTTACAATCATACCGACAGGAATGGCAATAAAAATGTCACTACGGCTGATTCGGGAAGAATGTACATGATGCATAATGATTCCTATCTAGTCTTAGAGCTTTATAACGGCTATAATTATTCTAATCAAAAGAATAATCAAGTCTTAAATGATACGCCCTTCATGCGTAACAAGTTTAAGAAGAATAGGATGGTTTTCTCCATGGCATCTTTTGACCTTAAAAGAACTAGCGAAAATCAATTTAAGTACCATGCTTACATGAAAAATGTAAAGGAATTGGAAGCTCAAATTGATTCCAGCAAGATATTGATTGAGAAACAAAGTCAAACACAAATTAAAGCCATAAAAAATTTGAGCAGTTATCAATTCAAAGTGGTTCCTGTTAAATATAAAATTGACTCTGTATCAGGAGATAGCACAGCCATCTTCATAACTCCTGGATCATGGGTAGACGAGAAAGTTAAGCTTTTGGAAACAGGCAACAGGGTAGGCGAAATCTGGTCTGTGGCTAAATCGTCGGCGAGGAGTTATAAAAGTCAAACGAGCACGAACTCTGCCATGCTCAACTCAAAAAGGAAGGACATGTATAGTGCCGATGTAGAACGATGGCATAATTATACATATGCCATGGCTTGTTTAGCTATGTTTTTAATAGGAGCATCGCTAGGTACTATTATTAAAAAAGGTGGTTTTGGAGTACCGGTTCTTATAGCAATAAGCTTTTTTATCTTTTACTATGTCATGATGCAAGTGACAGACAAAAATGCAAAAGAAGGCTTATTACCTGTTTTTGTGGCCGTTTGGACGCCAATAGCTGTACTCTTAACCATCGGTATCTATTTGCTAGGAAAAGCGACCAAAGATGCAAGATTATTTGACACTGATATCTACAGCCAATACTGGGACAAACTGAAACCCTATTTAAACTTCAGAAAAGCCAAAATAAATACAATCGATTCGGTATAA
- the rpsO gene encoding 30S ribosomal protein S15 gives MYLTSEKKQEIFSSKGFQKKDSDTGSAESQIALFTYRIAHLTEHLKKHKKDYSTQLGLLKLVGKRRSLLKYLMKKDITRYRAIIAELGIRK, from the coding sequence ATGTATTTAACTTCGGAGAAGAAGCAAGAGATATTCTCTTCAAAAGGCTTCCAAAAGAAAGACAGCGATACAGGTTCAGCAGAATCACAAATCGCATTATTCACTTACAGAATTGCTCATTTAACTGAGCATCTGAAAAAGCATAAAAAAGATTACTCAACGCAATTAGGCCTATTGAAATTAGTAGGTAAGCGTCGTAGCTTGTTAAAATATCTTATGAAAAAGGATATTACTCGTTACAGAGCAATTATCGCTGAATTAGGAATTCGTAAGTAA
- a CDS encoding START-like domain-containing protein, whose protein sequence is MSKHKFVGEFSFKTSPKVIYNYISTPGGLQQWFATQVSVDSNHNFIIEWDGGKHLAEVTKKVNKSARFDFQGEDEGNSLELKLVLGELDGSTYLEVTDVSDNDDDDELQDLWDGLIADLKDIVGG, encoded by the coding sequence ATGTCAAAACATAAGTTTGTCGGCGAGTTCTCTTTTAAAACCTCACCCAAAGTTATTTATAATTATATAAGTACACCAGGAGGTTTACAGCAGTGGTTCGCTACGCAAGTCTCTGTAGACTCTAATCATAACTTTATAATAGAGTGGGACGGCGGTAAACATTTGGCCGAAGTAACTAAGAAAGTCAATAAATCTGCTCGCTTTGATTTTCAAGGCGAAGACGAAGGCAATTCTTTGGAATTAAAACTCGTTTTAGGAGAGTTAGACGGTTCTACATACCTAGAAGTTACAGACGTGTCAGATAATGATGATGATGATGAACTTCAAGACCTTTGGGATGGTTTAATAGCAGACTTGAAAGACATAGTTGGTGGTTAA
- the menD gene encoding 2-succinyl-5-enolpyruvyl-6-hydroxy-3-cyclohexene-1-carboxylic-acid synthase has product MTKLEPFQQLARLCLQKGVEHVIICPGSRNAALTIAFTRQKGLKCYSVSDERSAAYMALGMALQTGKTSVIICTSGTAALNFAPAVAEAYFQEIPLLVLTADRPPEWVHQYDGQTIFQENLYGKHVKKAFSWSPDQSELDISNAAALSNQALNISQSQPLGPVHINIPIREPFYPDKISEISQEWESSLPNKPNTTIDVELFKETIKKYPKRLLVIGQQHNETVKKHAACFADKFGFVLVADTIANANGKIKNHDQFLKHADKSVLNPDLLISTDMSLISKSLKLMLRNGAIKEHWHIQDNPSFIDPFRSLTKKVELKPSLFFEQLETCQSIIIDKEYKNAWLALEKKAETDIKSYFENPVFSEFHILKKLLSLIPADSIIHSGNSMSIRYINALQRFIDPSVMIYCNRGTSGIDGSLSTAVGQAMTTDKNVYCILGDLSFQYDKNALWNRYLPDNLKIIILNNAGGIIFNMIDGPKKQDAFNDFFRTEQPNKADLIAQEYGLAYLSIRKQEEVDLNISEFLNKNEKAILEFFTDYEGNVKAFKAFF; this is encoded by the coding sequence ATGACCAAACTTGAACCTTTTCAGCAACTTGCCCGATTATGCCTTCAAAAAGGCGTAGAGCATGTTATTATTTGCCCAGGTAGCAGAAATGCCGCCTTAACCATAGCTTTTACCCGTCAAAAAGGGTTGAAATGCTATAGCGTTTCAGATGAACGCTCCGCTGCCTACATGGCTTTGGGAATGGCATTACAAACGGGAAAAACCAGTGTAATTATCTGTACATCAGGAACAGCGGCTTTAAATTTTGCACCTGCGGTAGCCGAAGCTTACTTTCAAGAAATTCCATTATTAGTTTTAACGGCCGACAGACCCCCAGAATGGGTACATCAGTACGATGGACAAACTATTTTCCAAGAAAACCTCTATGGAAAACATGTAAAAAAGGCTTTTTCATGGTCACCAGACCAAAGTGAACTGGATATAAGCAATGCCGCTGCCCTTAGTAATCAAGCCTTAAATATTTCTCAATCTCAACCACTAGGACCTGTTCATATCAATATCCCCATTCGAGAACCCTTTTATCCCGATAAGATTTCTGAAATTAGCCAAGAGTGGGAGAGTAGTTTGCCAAACAAGCCAAACACTACTATTGATGTAGAGCTTTTTAAAGAAACCATAAAGAAGTACCCAAAAAGACTTTTAGTAATTGGCCAACAACATAATGAAACGGTCAAAAAACATGCGGCCTGCTTTGCTGATAAATTTGGTTTTGTATTAGTAGCAGATACTATTGCCAACGCAAACGGTAAAATCAAGAATCACGACCAGTTTTTAAAACATGCTGATAAATCAGTTTTAAATCCTGATTTGCTCATAAGCACTGATATGTCTTTAATTTCTAAGTCATTAAAACTAATGCTACGAAATGGAGCAATAAAAGAGCATTGGCATATTCAGGACAATCCTTCTTTTATCGACCCTTTTAGGTCTTTAACAAAAAAAGTAGAATTAAAACCTTCCTTGTTTTTTGAGCAATTAGAAACATGTCAATCGATTATTATAGATAAGGAATATAAAAATGCCTGGTTGGCTTTAGAAAAAAAGGCCGAAACAGATATCAAATCCTATTTTGAAAATCCAGTTTTCTCTGAATTTCATATTTTGAAAAAGCTTTTAAGCCTAATACCTGCTGATAGCATCATTCACTCTGGAAACAGCATGAGCATACGCTATATTAACGCCTTACAGCGATTCATAGACCCAAGTGTTATGATTTATTGTAATCGTGGCACAAGTGGTATAGACGGCTCTTTAAGTACGGCAGTAGGGCAGGCTATGACCACAGACAAAAACGTTTACTGCATTCTAGGCGATTTGAGCTTTCAGTATGACAAGAATGCTCTCTGGAATAGATATTTGCCAGATAATTTAAAAATCATAATTCTCAATAACGCTGGAGGAATTATCTTCAATATGATTGACGGCCCCAAAAAACAGGATGCCTTTAATGATTTCTTTAGAACGGAACAACCCAATAAAGCTGATTTAATAGCTCAAGAATATGGTTTGGCTTATTTAAGTATAAGAAAACAAGAAGAAGTAGACCTAAATATTTCTGAATTCTTGAATAAGAATGAGAAAGCTATCTTAGAATTCTTTACGGATTATGAAGGGAATGTGAAGGCTTTTAAAGCATTTTTTTGA
- the pnp gene encoding polyribonucleotide nucleotidyltransferase → MFKVHSQTIQVPGSKDITIETGKLARQADGSVVLRCGNAMLLATVVARTEAKEGVDFLPLSVDYQEKFASAGKIPGSFQRREGRLSDNEILICRLVDRALRPIFPKDYHADVQVMISMISADPEVSPDALAALAASAALAVSDIPFNGPVSEVRVAKINGAYVINPDKSLIAGASLDLIIAGTAENINMVEGEADEVSELEMIEAIKVGHDAIKIHCASQKALAEAVGSTVKREYSHETNDEALEAKVIADLYDEVYAIGAAGFGKDGRKEGYAAILDAYLAKLSENEDDDTDLGLVRKYFSSVKYKASRDLVLNERKRLDGRQLTEIRPIECEVDYLPGAHGSALFTRGETQSLSTTTVGTKLDEQLIDQPMFNGYSKFYLHYNFPGFSTGEVKPNRGASRREIGHGNLAQRSLAKVMPSEEENPYTVRIVSDILESNGSSSMATVCAGCLSLMDAGIPIKAPVSGIAMGLITDTESGKWAVLSDILGDEDHLGDMDFKVTGTEKGIVACQMDIKVEGLSFEIVEQALAQAKDGRLHILEKMNAALPNVRTEMKSHAPRAHKMTIDREFIGAIIGPGGKVIQEMQRETGATINIEEVGNQGVISIFATSGESMDDAVGRIKGIVSVPEVGTVYDAKVKSIQPFGAFVEFLPGKEGLLHISEISWERLPSMDGVFESGEEIQVKLTEVDRKTGKFRLSRKVLLPRPERPESK, encoded by the coding sequence ATGTTTAAAGTACATTCACAAACTATCCAAGTACCGGGTAGTAAAGACATCACAATTGAAACTGGAAAGTTAGCTCGTCAAGCAGACGGCTCGGTAGTTTTACGTTGTGGTAACGCCATGTTATTGGCTACAGTAGTAGCAAGAACTGAAGCAAAAGAAGGCGTTGACTTTCTTCCATTATCAGTAGATTATCAAGAGAAATTTGCCTCAGCAGGTAAAATTCCTGGTAGTTTTCAAAGAAGAGAAGGAAGACTTTCAGATAATGAAATCTTAATTTGTAGATTAGTTGATAGGGCTTTACGTCCAATTTTCCCGAAAGATTATCACGCAGACGTTCAAGTAATGATCTCTATGATATCTGCCGATCCTGAAGTTTCTCCTGATGCACTTGCGGCATTAGCAGCTTCTGCAGCACTAGCAGTTTCGGATATTCCATTTAATGGTCCAGTTTCAGAAGTGAGAGTGGCTAAAATAAATGGAGCGTATGTTATCAATCCTGATAAATCACTTATAGCTGGAGCTAGCCTTGATTTGATTATTGCCGGTACTGCCGAAAATATCAACATGGTAGAAGGAGAAGCTGACGAAGTTTCTGAGCTTGAAATGATTGAAGCTATTAAAGTTGGTCATGATGCTATTAAAATACATTGTGCATCTCAAAAAGCATTGGCTGAAGCAGTAGGCTCTACTGTTAAGAGAGAATACTCTCATGAAACTAACGACGAAGCTTTAGAAGCTAAAGTAATAGCAGACCTTTATGATGAGGTTTATGCTATTGGAGCAGCTGGTTTTGGAAAAGATGGCAGAAAAGAAGGCTATGCAGCTATTCTTGATGCTTACTTAGCCAAATTATCAGAAAACGAAGATGACGACACAGACTTAGGTTTGGTTCGTAAATACTTCTCTAGCGTAAAATATAAAGCATCTAGAGACTTAGTTCTTAATGAGCGTAAGCGTTTAGATGGAAGACAATTGACAGAGATTAGACCAATTGAGTGCGAGGTTGATTACCTTCCTGGTGCTCACGGTTCGGCTTTGTTTACAAGAGGAGAAACACAATCTCTTTCTACTACAACTGTAGGAACAAAATTAGACGAGCAACTTATTGACCAACCAATGTTCAATGGTTACTCTAAATTCTACCTACATTATAACTTCCCAGGTTTCTCTACAGGTGAAGTAAAGCCTAACAGAGGTGCTTCTAGAAGAGAAATTGGTCATGGTAACTTGGCTCAGCGTTCACTTGCTAAAGTGATGCCATCTGAAGAAGAAAACCCATACACGGTAAGAATAGTATCTGACATCTTAGAATCTAACGGTTCTTCGTCTATGGCTACTGTTTGTGCTGGTTGTTTATCACTTATGGATGCTGGTATTCCTATTAAAGCTCCTGTTTCAGGAATAGCAATGGGTCTTATCACAGACACGGAGTCTGGAAAATGGGCGGTATTATCTGATATCTTAGGTGATGAAGATCATTTAGGTGACATGGACTTTAAAGTTACTGGTACTGAAAAAGGTATAGTAGCTTGTCAAATGGATATTAAAGTAGAAGGTCTATCTTTTGAGATTGTAGAGCAAGCTTTAGCACAAGCTAAAGACGGAAGGTTACACATCTTAGAAAAAATGAATGCTGCTCTTCCAAATGTAAGAACTGAGATGAAGTCACATGCTCCTAGAGCTCACAAAATGACTATCGACAGAGAATTCATTGGTGCGATTATCGGACCAGGTGGAAAAGTTATTCAAGAAATGCAGCGTGAAACAGGTGCCACTATCAATATTGAAGAAGTAGGTAACCAAGGCGTTATTTCTATTTTCGCAACCAGCGGAGAAAGCATGGACGACGCTGTTGGTAGAATTAAGGGTATTGTTTCTGTTCCTGAAGTAGGAACAGTATATGATGCTAAAGTTAAGTCTATTCAGCCATTTGGTGCTTTTGTAGAATTCTTGCCAGGAAAAGAAGGTCTTCTTCATATTTCTGAGATTTCTTGGGAGCGTCTTCCTTCTATGGATGGTGTTTTTGAGTCGGGTGAAGAAATCCAAGTTAAGTTAACTGAGGTAGACAGAAAAACCGGTAAATTCAGACTTTCTAGAAAGGTTTTACTTCCTAGACCAGAAAGACCAGAATCGAAATAG
- a CDS encoding sigma-70 family RNA polymerase sigma factor, protein MRQLKISKQITNRESQSLDKYLQEIGKVDLLTPDEEVTLAQKIREGDQLSLERLTKANLRFVVSVAKQYQNQGLSLGDLINEGNLGLIKAAQRFDETRGFKFISYAVWWIRQSILQALAEQSRIVRLPLNRVGSLNKISKKYSELEQHFEREPSPEELAEVLEITAKEVVDTMKISGRHVSVDAPFVQGEENSLLDVLENDMEEKPDSELMADSLRREVLRALSTLTQREAEVIMYYFGLNGEQAMTLEEIGEKFNLTRERVRQIKEKAIRRLRQTSRSKALKAYLG, encoded by the coding sequence ATGAGACAACTAAAAATCAGTAAACAGATTACCAATCGCGAGAGTCAATCTCTTGATAAGTATTTACAAGAGATTGGTAAAGTGGACTTGCTTACCCCTGATGAAGAGGTAACCTTGGCTCAGAAAATTCGTGAAGGTGATCAACTGTCTCTTGAAAGGCTTACAAAAGCAAACCTACGTTTCGTAGTCTCAGTAGCAAAACAGTACCAAAATCAAGGTCTATCACTTGGTGATTTGATCAATGAAGGTAATCTAGGATTAATAAAAGCTGCTCAGAGATTTGATGAAACGAGAGGTTTTAAGTTTATTTCTTACGCTGTATGGTGGATTCGTCAGTCCATTCTTCAGGCCTTGGCAGAACAATCTCGTATTGTTCGTTTGCCTTTGAACCGAGTAGGTTCATTGAACAAAATCTCAAAGAAGTACTCTGAATTAGAGCAACACTTCGAAAGAGAGCCATCTCCAGAAGAACTTGCTGAAGTTTTAGAGATAACTGCCAAAGAAGTGGTTGATACCATGAAGATTTCCGGTAGACACGTATCAGTAGATGCTCCATTCGTCCAAGGTGAAGAAAATAGCCTTTTAGACGTATTGGAGAATGATATGGAGGAAAAGCCGGATTCTGAACTGATGGCAGATTCTTTAAGAAGAGAGGTTTTAAGAGCCCTTTCTACACTTACGCAGAGAGAAGCAGAAGTTATTATGTATTATTTCGGACTGAATGGTGAGCAAGCGATGACGCTTGAGGAAATTGGAGAAAAATTCAATTTGACTCGTGAGCGTGTACGCCAAATCAAAGAAAAAGCCATCAGACGTTTGAGACAAACTTCTAGAAGTAAAGCTTTGAAAGCCTATTTAGGTTAA